Proteins from a single region of Flavobacterium sp. YJ01:
- the dnaE gene encoding DNA polymerase III subunit alpha yields the protein MYLNCHSYHSLRYGTIPLKDLIAEAVLHGIKAMALTDINTVTGIYDFIKACQEKEIKPLVGMEFRCNHQFRYIGLAQNAEGLAEMNVFLTKHNFSDETLPLRAPKFESAFVIYTLENAPETLFENEFIGVRPEEVSSLLTSKHKNKISKMVILQPVTFRNKKEYNLHKVLRAIDTNIILSKLTEVDYCKVSDVMKPVESILPFYEKYPEIILNTQRIIDDCNFQYDFSAKRNKKFYTENRQKDLEKLTELAWEGFEKRYGNENIEAKARVEKELKVIDELEFSGYFLITWDIIQYSNSQGFMHIGRGSGANSIIAYCLGITDICPIELDLYFERFLNLNRKTPPDFDIDWSWQERNTILEYIFEKYGSDHVAFCGTNVEFKYRSIFREVGKVFGLPKEELDLLAKNPEELHPTNKIVKLVQEYGQMMGKYPNQRSMHACGILISEEPITNYTPLEMPPKGFPIVLFDMHIAEEIGFDKFDILSQRGIGHIDDSVKLIAKNRGIKVNIRDTSISKDEAVCNSYLAKGHTIGCFYIESPAMRGLLRRLNCDNYKILVAASSIIRPGVAQSGMMKEYIFRHNNPTQFEYFHEVFREHLGETYGIMVYQEDVIKIAQHYGGLPAPDGDILRRAMSGKGRSLEALQKVKDNFFASCAQKGHPLELSQEIYRQIESFAGYSFCKAHSASYAVESYQSLYLKVNYPVEFMTAVINNQGGFYRTEVYVHEARMSGGTIHNPCVNKSEYQTTLYGTDIYLGFMHIQSLESKIAHLIEEDRNKKGDFNSLEDFINRIPIGIEGVKTLIFIDAFRFTGKTKNQLLVTASLLLNNFKPENRDLKLLQEPVKEYKLPTLERSVFEDAFDEIELLSFPVSCTVFDLLQTKHRGDVMAKDLVQYHKKQVRMLAYLISRKHVPTKKGTMYFGTWIDHEGTYFDTAHFPDSLAKHPFQGGGCYLLLGNVEVDYHFPTITIIKMAKMPFIPDPRYMDSKDQYRTQNQIKEDISLTHRKPYPSEHEINLPRHRMKF from the coding sequence ATGTATCTCAATTGTCATTCTTATCATTCATTACGTTACGGCACAATTCCGCTTAAGGATTTGATTGCCGAAGCCGTTTTGCATGGTATAAAAGCAATGGCATTGACCGATATTAATACCGTTACCGGAATTTACGATTTTATAAAAGCATGTCAAGAAAAAGAAATTAAGCCTTTGGTTGGAATGGAATTTAGATGCAACCATCAATTCCGATATATTGGACTGGCGCAAAATGCAGAAGGTTTGGCCGAAATGAATGTTTTTCTAACTAAACATAATTTCAGTGATGAAACTTTGCCTTTGCGTGCTCCAAAATTCGAATCGGCTTTTGTGATTTATACTTTAGAAAACGCTCCTGAAACACTTTTTGAAAATGAATTTATCGGAGTTCGTCCCGAAGAAGTTTCAAGTCTTTTGACTTCAAAACATAAAAATAAAATCTCCAAAATGGTGATTTTACAGCCTGTAACTTTTAGAAATAAAAAAGAATACAATCTGCATAAAGTGCTTCGTGCTATTGATACGAATATTATTTTATCGAAACTTACAGAAGTAGATTACTGCAAAGTTTCTGATGTGATGAAACCTGTAGAATCGATTCTACCATTTTATGAAAAATATCCTGAAATCATTTTGAATACACAACGTATCATTGACGATTGTAATTTTCAATATGATTTTTCAGCTAAAAGAAATAAAAAATTCTATACTGAAAATCGTCAAAAAGATTTAGAAAAACTTACTGAATTAGCTTGGGAAGGATTTGAAAAACGTTATGGAAACGAAAATATTGAAGCAAAAGCTCGCGTAGAAAAAGAATTAAAAGTTATTGACGAATTAGAATTCAGCGGTTATTTTTTAATTACCTGGGATATTATTCAATACAGCAATAGTCAAGGCTTCATGCACATTGGTCGCGGAAGCGGTGCCAACAGCATCATTGCCTATTGTCTCGGAATTACCGATATCTGTCCTATTGAACTGGATTTATATTTTGAACGTTTTTTAAACCTCAACCGTAAAACGCCACCCGATTTTGACATAGATTGGAGTTGGCAGGAACGCAATACAATTTTAGAATATATATTCGAGAAATACGGCAGTGATCATGTTGCTTTCTGCGGAACCAATGTTGAATTTAAATACCGTTCTATTTTTAGGGAAGTCGGAAAGGTTTTTGGTCTTCCAAAAGAAGAATTAGATCTTTTGGCAAAAAATCCGGAAGAACTTCATCCGACCAATAAAATTGTAAAATTGGTTCAGGAATACGGACAAATGATGGGAAAATATCCCAATCAACGAAGCATGCATGCGTGTGGAATTCTAATTTCTGAAGAACCGATTACGAATTATACGCCTTTGGAAATGCCACCAAAAGGTTTTCCAATTGTTCTTTTTGATATGCACATTGCCGAAGAAATTGGTTTTGATAAATTCGATATTCTAAGTCAGCGTGGTATCGGACATATTGATGACAGCGTAAAACTAATTGCCAAAAACCGAGGGATAAAAGTTAATATTCGCGATACTTCCATTTCTAAAGACGAAGCGGTTTGCAATTCTTATTTAGCAAAAGGACATACGATTGGCTGTTTTTATATCGAAAGTCCCGCTATGCGTGGTTTACTGCGCCGTTTAAATTGTGATAATTATAAAATTCTTGTCGCCGCGTCGTCTATTATTCGTCCCGGCGTTGCACAATCTGGAATGATGAAAGAGTATATTTTCCGTCATAACAATCCAACTCAGTTTGAGTATTTTCATGAAGTTTTCAGAGAACATCTTGGTGAAACTTACGGCATTATGGTTTATCAGGAAGATGTAATTAAAATTGCCCAGCATTACGGCGGGCTTCCCGCTCCTGACGGTGATATTCTACGTCGTGCCATGTCTGGAAAAGGAAGATCTCTAGAAGCGCTTCAAAAAGTAAAAGATAATTTCTTTGCCAGCTGTGCTCAAAAAGGGCATCCATTAGAATTAAGCCAGGAAATTTATCGTCAGATTGAATCTTTTGCAGGATACTCTTTTTGTAAAGCGCACTCGGCTTCTTATGCGGTTGAAAGTTATCAAAGTTTGTACTTGAAAGTTAATTATCCTGTTGAATTCATGACTGCGGTAATCAACAATCAAGGTGGATTTTACAGAACCGAAGTTTATGTACACGAAGCGCGAATGTCTGGCGGAACGATTCATAATCCGTGTGTAAATAAAAGCGAATATCAGACTACTTTGTACGGAACTGATATTTATTTGGGTTTTATGCACATTCAAAGTCTGGAATCTAAAATCGCTCATTTGATTGAAGAAGACCGAAATAAAAAAGGTGATTTCAATTCTCTGGAAGATTTTATCAATCGAATTCCAATTGGAATTGAAGGCGTTAAAACACTGATTTTTATTGATGCTTTTCGTTTTACAGGAAAAACAAAAAATCAGCTTTTGGTAACTGCCAGTTTGCTATTGAATAATTTTAAACCTGAAAACAGAGATTTGAAATTACTGCAGGAACCCGTTAAAGAATACAAACTTCCAACACTTGAACGTTCTGTTTTTGAAGATGCGTTTGACGAAATTGAATTGTTGAGTTTCCCCGTTTCGTGTACTGTTTTTGATCTTTTACAAACCAAACACCGTGGAGATGTCATGGCGAAAGATTTGGTTCAATATCATAAAAAACAAGTCAGAATGTTGGCCTATCTGATTTCCAGAAAACATGTTCCAACTAAAAAAGGCACTATGTATTTTGGAACTTGGATCGATCATGAAGGCACTTATTTTGACACCGCTCATTTTCCTGATAGCCTTGCTAAACATCCATTTCAGGGAGGAGGCTGTTATCTTTTGTTAGGAAATGTCGAAGTCGATTATCATTTTCCAACGATTACGATAATCAAAATGGCAAAAATGCCTTTTATTCCAGATCCACGTTATATGGATTCAAAAGATCAATACAGAACACAAAACCAAATTAAAGAAGATATAAGCCTTACGCACAGAAAACCTTATCCGTCTGAACATGAGATTAATTTGCCCAGACACCGAATGAAGTTTTAA
- the dinB gene encoding DNA polymerase IV — protein sequence MARAIVHMDLDTFFVSCERRTNSELNGIPLIIGGGDRGVVASCSYEARKYGVRSAMPIRMALKLCPDAKVMKGDMELYSQLSHDVTEILQEKAPVLEKASVDEFYLDITGMDKFHGSYKWTNELAQKVIKETGLPISFSLSINKTVSKIATGEGKPVGNLEIPEQKVQDFLNPLSIQKIPMVGAVTFQLLSRIGVRKIQTLAEMPAEVLQQMIGKNGLELWKKAHGIDHTPVEPYSERKSISTETTFSQDTIDLAKLRRLLLGMVEKLAFQLRAEQWLTSTVTVKIRYANFDTETKQCRVAYTSADHILTKNVIELFEKVYQRRMRLRLIGVRFSGLVRGTYQIDLFEDTQEMLSLYEAMDKMKSRYGFDAVMRCAGAHFKPNTKDEILKRKK from the coding sequence ATGGCACGGGCAATTGTACATATGGATTTGGATACCTTTTTTGTATCCTGCGAAAGACGCACCAACTCTGAACTCAATGGAATTCCGCTTATTATAGGTGGCGGAGACCGCGGTGTTGTTGCTTCTTGCTCTTATGAAGCCCGTAAATATGGAGTGCGTTCTGCGATGCCTATTCGTATGGCATTAAAACTTTGTCCAGACGCAAAAGTCATGAAAGGTGATATGGAATTGTATTCGCAATTATCTCACGATGTTACAGAAATTCTTCAGGAAAAAGCACCAGTTTTAGAAAAAGCAAGTGTCGACGAATTTTATCTGGATATTACCGGAATGGATAAATTTCATGGCAGTTATAAATGGACCAATGAACTGGCTCAAAAAGTGATTAAAGAAACAGGACTTCCTATTAGTTTTTCATTATCCATCAACAAAACCGTTTCTAAAATTGCGACCGGAGAAGGCAAACCTGTAGGAAATCTTGAAATTCCAGAACAAAAAGTACAAGATTTTTTAAATCCGCTTTCGATTCAGAAAATCCCGATGGTTGGCGCTGTTACTTTTCAGCTTTTGTCCCGAATCGGCGTTCGTAAAATTCAAACTTTAGCCGAAATGCCTGCCGAAGTTTTACAACAAATGATTGGTAAAAACGGTTTGGAACTTTGGAAAAAAGCACATGGAATTGACCACACGCCTGTTGAACCTTACAGCGAAAGAAAATCAATTTCTACCGAAACTACTTTTTCGCAAGACACTATTGATCTTGCAAAACTGAGAAGACTATTATTAGGAATGGTCGAAAAACTGGCTTTTCAGCTTCGCGCTGAACAGTGGCTGACTTCAACTGTTACAGTCAAAATACGTTACGCCAATTTTGATACAGAAACCAAACAATGCCGAGTAGCTTATACTTCTGCCGATCATATTCTGACCAAAAATGTAATAGAGCTTTTTGAGAAAGTCTATCAGCGTCGTATGCGTCTGCGCTTGATTGGCGTTCGCTTTAGCGGACTCGTGCGAGGAACCTATCAAATTGATCTTTTTGAAGATACTCAGGAAATGTTATCACTTTATGAAGCCATGGATAAAATGAAAAGCCGTTATGGTTTTGATGCCGTAATGCGCTGTGCCGGAGCTCATTTTAAACCGAATACTAAAGACGAAATTTTAAAACGCAAGAAATAA
- a CDS encoding exonuclease domain-containing protein encodes MKNTEYAIVDIETTGGNASGSRITEIAIIIHDGKNVLDRYETLVNPEQDIPPSIFGLTGINNEMVANAPIFDDISEKVLEMLTDRIFVAHNVNFDYSFVHHQLEQAGFKWSAKKLCTVRAARKIKPGLGSYSLGNLCNSLNISLENRHRAGGDADATALLFSLLLEWDDAGEIEKMIKKTAQDQRLPPNLPPDDFNNLPDKPGVYYFYNQQRKVIYVGKAINLKKRVASHFSGNNINPQRQHFLRDIHGISFEVCATELMALLLECTEIKKLWPTYNRALKRFEAKFGIYQYEARNGYKYLAIGKVSKFQVCIHEFSSLYEGINLLRSLAERFEIDHRFCKYSKSEEGEFYPNNNVQSLPDVIMHNTQIDNAIDYLLNNRPTFAIIDKGKSKEERSCVWIENGHFYGMGYLPSDISIHEPSDVKNYVTPYKSNQYIEQLIFSYAEKHPRKVFFKNHF; translated from the coding sequence ATGAAAAATACGGAATATGCTATAGTCGATATTGAAACCACAGGCGGAAATGCCAGTGGCAGCCGCATTACAGAAATTGCCATTATTATTCATGATGGTAAAAATGTACTGGATCGTTACGAAACACTTGTAAATCCTGAACAGGACATTCCTCCTTCTATTTTTGGATTAACGGGCATTAATAACGAGATGGTTGCCAATGCGCCAATTTTTGATGACATTTCAGAGAAAGTTCTCGAAATGCTTACCGATCGTATTTTTGTGGCGCATAATGTTAACTTTGATTATTCATTCGTTCATCATCAACTGGAACAAGCTGGTTTTAAATGGTCGGCAAAAAAACTTTGTACCGTTCGTGCTGCCAGAAAAATAAAACCGGGATTGGGTTCTTATAGTTTAGGAAATCTTTGCAATTCTTTAAATATTTCTTTAGAAAACAGACACCGCGCTGGCGGAGATGCCGATGCCACAGCCTTATTATTTTCTCTTTTATTAGAATGGGACGATGCTGGAGAAATCGAAAAAATGATCAAGAAAACAGCACAAGATCAGCGTTTACCTCCAAATCTTCCACCTGATGATTTTAATAATTTACCTGATAAACCTGGAGTATATTATTTTTATAATCAACAAAGAAAAGTGATTTACGTTGGAAAAGCGATTAATCTGAAAAAACGTGTCGCTTCTCATTTCAGCGGAAACAATATTAATCCGCAAAGACAACATTTTCTACGAGATATTCACGGAATCTCTTTTGAGGTCTGTGCTACCGAATTAATGGCACTTTTACTAGAATGCACCGAAATCAAGAAACTATGGCCAACTTATAACAGAGCCTTAAAACGTTTTGAAGCCAAATTTGGAATCTATCAATACGAAGCCCGAAACGGTTATAAATATCTCGCTATCGGAAAAGTGAGTAAATTTCAAGTCTGTATTCATGAATTCAGCAGTTTGTACGAAGGCATTAATTTGTTAAGAAGTCTGGCTGAACGCTTTGAAATTGATCATCGCTTCTGCAAATATTCAAAATCTGAAGAAGGAGAATTTTATCCGAATAATAATGTACAAAGTCTGCCCGATGTTATAATGCATAACACACAAATTGATAATGCGATTGATTATCTGTTAAACAACAGACCAACTTTTGCTATTATCGACAAAGGAAAATCAAAAGAAGAACGCAGCTGTGTCTGGATAGAAAATGGGCATTTTTATGGCATGGGATATCTTCCTTCTGACATTTCGATTCATGAACCTTCAGACGTAAAAAATTATGTTACGCCTTATAAAAGCAATCAATATATAGAGCAGTTAATTTTTTCTTATGCAGAAAAACACCCTAGAAAAGTATTTTTTAAAAATCATTTCTAA
- a CDS encoding DUF1810 domain-containing protein, with protein MAYSNNDLARFLDAQNKLYLTAFSEISKGKKETHWMWFIFPQIKGLGKSDTANLYAINDLKEASDYLEHPILGKHLIEISELLLTFKRKSADGIFGDLDARKLRSCMTLFSLVENANPIFEEILESFFSGEKDPLTLSIINSTIKSSTEPAVA; from the coding sequence ATGGCTTATTCAAACAATGATTTAGCGCGCTTCTTAGATGCGCAAAACAAACTTTATCTTACCGCTTTTTCTGAAATCAGTAAAGGAAAAAAAGAAACGCATTGGATGTGGTTCATTTTTCCGCAAATAAAAGGTTTGGGCAAAAGCGATACAGCTAATCTTTATGCCATTAATGATTTAAAAGAAGCTTCAGATTATTTGGAACATCCAATTCTTGGAAAACATTTAATTGAAATTTCAGAGCTTTTATTGACTTTTAAAAGAAAATCTGCTGATGGAATTTTTGGAGATTTAGATGCTAGAAAATTACGTTCGTGCATGACTTTATTTTCTTTGGTAGAAAATGCAAATCCGATATTTGAGGAAATTTTAGAATCTTTCTTCTCTGGAGAAAAAGATCCTTTGACTTTGTCTATTATTAATTCAACTATAAAATCATCTACTGAGCCAGCTGTCGCTTAA
- a CDS encoding MFS transporter, which produces MHSNFVIINLYGEIIHFKGISPNLHNSTSNLNLIMNEKIKSLQIIHFAICAGTIAAYFFVGEISIEKLQIPAISTLSIIYTLIPILTYIISTFLFRSQIKQIDPKLKLEEKLPFYQAASILRWAILEGAAFILLFLKPDYILFGILIIVYLIFLRPTEERIKNELSDNNF; this is translated from the coding sequence ATGCATTCTAATTTCGTAATTATTAATCTCTACGGAGAAATTATTCATTTTAAAGGAATTAGTCCTAACTTGCATAATTCAACCTCAAACCTTAACCTCATCATGAATGAAAAAATCAAATCATTACAAATTATCCATTTTGCCATTTGTGCAGGAACTATTGCTGCCTATTTTTTTGTTGGCGAAATTTCTATAGAAAAATTACAAATTCCTGCAATTAGCACGCTCTCTATTATTTATACTTTAATACCTATTTTGACATATATAATAAGTACTTTTTTATTCAGATCGCAAATCAAGCAAATTGATCCGAAGCTAAAACTCGAAGAGAAACTGCCTTTTTATCAGGCCGCTTCTATCCTGCGATGGGCTATTTTAGAAGGTGCAGCTTTTATACTTTTGTTTCTAAAACCAGATTATATTTTATTTGGCATTCTTATTATTGTCTATCTCATTTTCTTAAGGCCTACGGAAGAAAGAATTAAAAATGAATTGTCTGACAATAATTTTTAA
- a CDS encoding LexA family transcriptional regulator, translating to MSLFSDNIRALRVKHKISQEKLAENLSITRGRYVKYEDGTSEAPYDILKKIALYFHMSIDLILSVDIRKIDVQNLIKLEGNRLILPIQVDSFGENFIEIVSQKAKAGYLNGYADPEYIESLQQITLPFLGPGKHRGFPVEGDSMPPHEDGSIIIGRYVEKLGEVMDGKTYILITKSEGMVYKRLNKNKKNSLVLESDNSFYPNYEVKASDILEIWEYECNIGRSDKKQETTETGEMKDLLLELKREVREIKNNTSNT from the coding sequence ATGTCCTTATTTTCAGACAACATCAGAGCACTAAGGGTTAAGCATAAAATATCACAAGAAAAATTAGCTGAAAACCTAAGTATTACAAGAGGAAGATACGTGAAATACGAAGACGGAACTTCGGAAGCACCGTATGACATTTTAAAGAAGATTGCATTATATTTTCATATGAGTATCGACTTGATATTATCTGTCGATATACGTAAAATTGATGTGCAAAATTTGATAAAACTAGAAGGCAATCGACTTATTTTACCAATCCAAGTGGATAGTTTTGGAGAAAATTTTATTGAAATTGTATCTCAAAAAGCAAAAGCAGGTTATCTAAACGGATATGCTGATCCAGAATATATTGAAAGTTTACAGCAGATTACACTTCCTTTTTTAGGACCAGGAAAACACCGCGGATTTCCCGTTGAAGGCGATTCAATGCCTCCGCACGAAGATGGTTCGATTATTATTGGTCGTTATGTGGAAAAACTGGGAGAGGTTATGGATGGCAAAACGTATATTCTTATTACTAAAAGTGAAGGAATGGTGTATAAACGTCTCAATAAAAACAAAAAAAATAGTTTGGTTTTAGAATCCGACAACAGTTTTTACCCAAATTATGAAGTGAAAGCTTCTGATATTTTGGAAATTTGGGAATACGAATGTAATATCGGCCGTTCAGACAAAAAACAAGAAACGACGGAAACTGGAGAAATGAAAGATTTGCTTTTAGAATTGAAACGCGAAGTTCGAGAGATTAAGAATAATACTTCGAATACATAA
- a CDS encoding phosphatase PAP2 family protein has protein sequence MFRKTISLVFLFGLFSANAQQNDSILKIDSTSNRLKFNYKQLIIPSVLIGYGVIGLESDQLLSFNHQIKAEVTEDIDEKITIDDFSQYAPAASVYALNAFGVKGKNNMRDRSVIFVTSYAIMASTVLGLKSISHVERPDGSSNNSFPSGHTATAFMGAEFLYQEYKDKSIWYGIAGYAVATGTGLFRIYNNRHWLTDVAAGAGIGILSTKIAYWINPYITKKLFKSSAENKSTSMIMPFYNGQQYGLGFAKIF, from the coding sequence ATGTTCCGCAAAACAATTTCCCTCGTATTCCTGTTCGGATTATTTTCTGCAAATGCACAGCAAAATGATTCGATTCTAAAAATTGACAGTACATCTAATCGCTTAAAATTCAATTACAAACAATTAATTATTCCGAGCGTTTTAATTGGTTATGGCGTAATTGGTTTAGAAAGCGATCAGCTTTTGAGTTTCAATCACCAAATTAAGGCTGAAGTTACCGAAGATATTGACGAAAAAATTACCATTGATGATTTCTCTCAATATGCACCCGCTGCGTCGGTTTATGCATTGAATGCTTTTGGTGTAAAAGGCAAGAATAATATGCGTGACCGTTCTGTAATATTTGTGACTTCGTATGCTATAATGGCTTCAACGGTTTTGGGCTTAAAATCGATTTCACATGTAGAAAGGCCAGACGGAAGTTCAAATAACTCTTTTCCTTCTGGGCATACTGCAACTGCATTTATGGGTGCCGAATTTTTATACCAAGAATATAAAGACAAATCTATTTGGTATGGAATTGCAGGCTACGCCGTTGCAACAGGAACGGGACTTTTTAGAATCTACAATAATCGTCATTGGCTGACAGATGTAGCTGCCGGAGCGGGAATTGGGATTTTGAGCACCAAAATTGCTTATTGGATTAATCCGTATATTACTAAAAAGTTATTCAAATCATCAGCAGAAAATAAATCAACTTCTATGATTATGCCTTTTTATAATGGACAGCAATATGGATTAGGATTTGCGAAGATCTTTTAG
- a CDS encoding ATP-binding protein, with protein MRIKTKLNLGVGLLFLMIIILSLVSGYSVFLIKADTENILKANYNTLEYSRNMILSLDEIKASPDSKIHVFKEYLEKQTQNVTEPGEKEATENLEKSFTLLEQNGANEVIKAKIRQDIFVIMKLNLDAIKQKSDIAKLTAENANLWIAIVGSLCFLIAFNLLVNLPNNIANPIKELTLSIKEIANKNYSERVHFTSHSEFGDLAKSFNTMAQKLQEYNDSNLYKLFFEKKRLETLINNMNDPIIGLDNEGIVLFANDEALKIIGLKLEDVIGKSASTLALSNDLIRSLILKDESDAPKKQPLKIYAHGKESYFEKEILNITIIPTGEEKEINIGDVIILRNITLFKELDFAKTNFIATVSHELKTPIASIKLSLKLLENEKTGDMNDDQKQLVESIKEDSQRLLKITGELLNLSQLETGNIQLSIEKSNPHEIVNYAVEAVKVQAEQKQIKLVIVADENLEDVKADSEKTGWVLINYLSNAIRYSSEKSIIHIKLKKENNQIVFQVIDTGKGIDTRYKDRVFDKYFQVPGSQKSGTGLGLAISKEFIEAQNGNVGVESNLGLGSTFWFSLKV; from the coding sequence ATGAGAATTAAAACCAAATTGAATCTGGGAGTTGGATTGTTATTTTTAATGATCATTATACTTTCGTTAGTTAGCGGTTATTCTGTTTTTTTGATAAAAGCAGACACCGAGAATATTCTGAAAGCGAATTATAATACGCTGGAATATTCGCGAAATATGATTTTGTCTTTGGATGAAATTAAAGCAAGCCCCGATAGCAAGATTCATGTTTTCAAGGAATATCTTGAAAAACAAACGCAAAATGTTACCGAACCGGGAGAAAAAGAAGCAACCGAAAACCTTGAAAAAAGTTTTACGCTTTTAGAACAAAACGGAGCAAACGAAGTCATAAAAGCAAAAATCAGACAGGATATTTTTGTCATTATGAAGCTCAATCTTGATGCGATAAAACAGAAAAGCGACATTGCAAAACTCACTGCCGAAAATGCTAATTTGTGGATTGCCATTGTGGGAAGTTTATGCTTTTTGATCGCTTTTAATTTGCTAGTTAATCTGCCGAATAATATTGCCAATCCAATAAAGGAATTAACGCTGAGTATCAAGGAAATTGCCAATAAAAATTATTCAGAACGTGTTCATTTTACGAGTCATAGCGAATTTGGAGATTTGGCAAAATCGTTTAATACAATGGCGCAGAAACTTCAGGAATATAACGACAGTAATTTGTACAAACTATTCTTCGAAAAGAAACGACTGGAAACTTTAATCAATAATATGAACGATCCAATTATTGGTTTGGACAATGAAGGAATTGTTTTGTTTGCCAATGATGAAGCGTTGAAAATTATTGGTCTGAAACTGGAAGATGTTATCGGGAAATCGGCTTCTACTCTAGCCTTGTCGAATGATTTGATTCGTTCTTTAATTTTAAAAGATGAATCAGATGCGCCTAAAAAACAACCTCTCAAAATTTATGCGCACGGAAAAGAAAGTTATTTTGAAAAAGAAATTCTGAATATTACTATAATCCCAACAGGAGAAGAAAAAGAAATTAATATTGGTGATGTGATTATTCTGAGAAATATTACGCTTTTTAAAGAACTGGATTTTGCCAAAACCAACTTTATTGCGACAGTTTCACACGAATTAAAAACGCCTATTGCGTCAATAAAATTAAGTCTGAAATTGCTTGAAAATGAAAAAACAGGCGACATGAACGACGACCAGAAACAATTGGTCGAAAGTATAAAAGAGGATAGTCAGCGCTTATTGAAAATTACGGGTGAATTGCTTAATCTATCTCAATTAGAAACAGGAAATATTCAGCTGAGTATCGAAAAAAGCAATCCGCACGAAATTGTAAATTATGCTGTTGAAGCAGTAAAAGTTCAGGCGGAACAAAAACAAATTAAACTGGTTATTGTTGCTGATGAAAATCTAGAAGACGTAAAAGCCGACAGCGAAAAAACAGGTTGGGTTTTGATTAATTATTTGTCGAATGCGATTCGGTATTCTTCTGAAAAAAGTATCATTCACATCAAATTAAAAAAAGAGAATAACCAAATCGTATTTCAGGTCATCGATACCGGAAAAGGAATTGATACAAGATACAAAGACCGGGTTTTTGATAAATATTTCCAAGTTCCTGGAAGTCAAAAATCTGGAACGGGATTGGGATTAGCTATTAGCAAAGAATTTATTGAAGCACAAAATGGAAATGTTGGCGTTGAGAGTAATTTGGGATTGGGAAGTACGTTTTGGTTTTCGTTGAAGGTTTAG
- a CDS encoding alpha-ketoglutarate-dependent dioxygenase AlkB, whose product MTLFSDTELFTTGHAGKKIFDLPDCELILIDNFFSKEESDSFYERILRKTKWREYEMEVYDKTYTVPRMISWYEDKDNPGADPNGPDWTYELLKIRSRVEKETQLDFNSLLLNLYRNGKDGVGWHSDREDKSGKDPIIASVTFGETRMFKLRHKFRKDIPLVEIPLHHGSFLLMAGTTNNFWQHHVPKTARKVLPRINLTFRQTQRNT is encoded by the coding sequence ATGACACTATTTAGCGACACTGAATTATTTACGACTGGACACGCAGGCAAAAAAATATTTGATCTTCCTGACTGTGAATTAATTCTGATTGATAATTTTTTCAGCAAAGAAGAATCAGATTCTTTTTATGAAAGAATACTGCGTAAGACTAAATGGAGAGAATATGAAATGGAAGTTTATGATAAAACTTATACTGTTCCCCGCATGATATCATGGTATGAAGACAAAGATAATCCTGGCGCAGATCCAAACGGACCCGACTGGACGTATGAATTATTAAAGATAAGAAGCCGTGTTGAGAAAGAAACTCAGCTTGATTTTAATAGCCTTCTGTTAAATTTATACCGAAACGGAAAAGATGGCGTAGGCTGGCATAGCGATCGAGAAGACAAGTCTGGTAAAGATCCCATTATTGCATCTGTCACTTTTGGAGAAACGCGAATGTTTAAGCTTCGTCATAAATTTAGAAAAGACATTCCGCTAGTTGAAATACCGTTGCATCACGGCTCTTTTCTACTAATGGCGGGAACTACAAATAATTTTTGGCAACACCACGTTCCTAAAACGGCACGTAAAGTTTTACCCAGAATAAATTTAACTTTTAGGCAAACGCAACGTAATACGTAA